Proteins encoded together in one Impatiens glandulifera chromosome 1, dImpGla2.1, whole genome shotgun sequence window:
- the LOC124920901 gene encoding oligoribonuclease, protein MSQLANAFSLLELDVPDKEPSTSKVAVNHGKTRREGKGKGKNKIDNTSDTITSEKENGAESSLEVPSSHYKMPLVWIDLEMTGLDVEVDKILEIACIVTDGNLTKMIEGPHLVIFQSKECLDGMGEWCQTHHAASGLTEKVLQSKVSEKEAEMRVIEFVKEHVGSYTPLLAGNSVYTDYIFLKKYMPELASLVSHVLVDVSSVKALCVRWYPKENKKAPQKKNKHRALDDIKESIAELKYFKENIFKPPKSKK, encoded by the exons ATGAGTCAGCTAGCGAATGCATTTTCTCTTCTTGAATTGGATGTTCCCGATAAAGAACCATCAACTTCTAAAGTTGCAGTTAATCATGGAAAAACAAGGAGGGAAG GTAAGGGAAAGGGCAAGAATAAAATTGACAACACTTCTGACACAATCACTTCAGAGAAGGAGAACGGGGCGGAAAGTAGCTTAGAAGTCCCAAGTTCGCATTACAAGATGCCCCTTGTATGGATTGATCTGGAGATGACAG GTCTCGATGTTGAAGTGGATAAAATACTGGAGATTGCTTGTATAGTCACGGATGGGAATCTGACAAAAATGATTGAG GGTCCACATTTGGTTATCTTTCAAAGTAAGGAGTGTCTGGATGGAATGGGAGAATGGTGTCAGACTCATCATGCAGCGAGCG GATTAACAGAGAAGGTGCTACAAAGTAAAGTTAGTGAGAAAGAAGCTGAAATGCGG GTAATTGAATTTGTGAAGGAACATGTTGGTTCATATACGCCGCTTCTTGCTGGAAATTCTGTGTACACCGACTATATATTTCTGAAG AAATACATGCCAGAGTTGGCCAGTCTTGTCTCTCATGTTCTTGTCGATGTTAGCAGTGTGAAGGCTCTTTGCGTTCGATGGTATCCTAAAG AGAATAAAAAGGCTCCACAAAAGAAGAACAAGCATCGAGCGCTGGATGATATCAAAGAAAGCATAGCTGAGCTGAAGTACTTCAAGGAGAACATTTTCAAGCCACCCAAGTCCAAGAAATGA